Below is a window of Saccharomonospora viridis DSM 43017 DNA.
GGAGGCTTGGCGGCGCTGGCACGGGCCAAGAGGATGGGGCTGACGACCTCGGTCGACCCTCAGGCGGCCGCGCTGTTGACCGATCCCCAGGCTTTCCTCGCCGACGTGCAAGGGGTGGATCTGTTACTCCCCAACGCGGACGAACTGCGGGCGCTGACGGGTTCCTCGGAGCCGGAAGCGGCGCGACAGTTGCTCGACACGGTGGGCTCGGTGGCGGTCACGTTCGGGTTGGAGGGCGCCGCATGGATCGACGGGGACGGCATCGTGACCGCCCCGGCGAAGTCCGTCCCGTGCGTGGACAGCACCGGAGCGGGGGATGCGTTCAACGCGGGATTCCTCACCGCATGGCTCCAGGGGGCCTCGCCGGCGGTCGCGCTGGACCACGGCGCGGAACTCGGCGCCAAAGCCGTCAGCCGCATAGGCGCCCAGCCCTGACCGCGCGGGGACCCCACGCCGGCCGCTCGGTCAGGACTCCGGGGAGTCGATGACGCGGTGCCGGTGACTTTCGATCGCATGAGCCGAGCGCCGATACTTGTGGACGCGCTCGGCCTTGCGAGGTGGGCGGTCGTTGGCGATCAGTACCGCGATCCACGACAGCGGAAGCGACAGCACTATCAGACCCAGCGCCAGCCACCACGTTTGATAGAAGAATCCCGCCAGGACCAGGCACGGCACCCGCATCGTCATCATGATGAGGTACTTGCGCTTGCGGGCTGCGTGTTGATCATCGTAGGAGGGCGCGGCCTCGGTGATCAGTACCGGGGCGGCGTGCTCATCATGCTCTTTCACCGCTCCACCTCCGCTGTCCATGGTCTCACCGCAGAGAACGAGGTGACACCCGGAGGGTCAAGGAATTTCCAGGCCCCTCCGGGCACCGCTGCCACCCGGCGCGGACGGCGTGCGACGATGACCAATCGTGAACGATGCGCTGCCCGAGTTCTCGACCGACGTCTGCTCCCGACTGCGGGAGGCGTTCCGCAACGCCCACTACGACACCGACGGCGTGGTCGCCCTCCTGGGTCCACAGGCTCACGCCGCACTCGGCCGGGGTGAGCCGGAACCCGCACGTCGGGCGAGTCTGGACGCCGGTTCCCTGGGCGTACTGATCCGACTCTTCCTTCTCGGGGAGACCGAACCCCGCGACGCCGTGAGCGCGGCGTTGGCGCCGCTGTCACTCGACGACGCACTCGCCACCGGCATCGTGCGCGGCGCGGACGGGGACGGACTGCGCGCGGGTTTCGACATCCGGCCGCACGGCGACGAGGAGAGCAGCTGGTGGGTGGTGTCGGACCTCGACCCCGAACAGGCGGGCAGACCCGCCGCGCCCGACCACGTGCTCGGCGTGGGACACGCCTCACTCAGTCTTGTCCGCGCTACGAGCCGACGTCCCGTGGAGAGCGTGCTCGACCTCGGCACCGGCAACGGCGTCCAGGCACTGCATGCGAGTAAGTACGCACAGCGGATCACCGCGACCGACACGTCCGCGAGGGCACTCCGGTTGGCGCAGGCGACATTCGCCTTGAACGAGCTCGACGTCGAACTGCTCCAAGGCGATTGGTTCGCGCCCGTGGCACGGCGACGGTTCGACCGCATCGTGTGCAATCCGCCGTTCGTGGTCGGTCCGCCGAGGGTCGACTACGTGTACCGGGACTCCGGTCTCGCGGGCGATGACGCCAGTGCCCTGCTGGTGCGGCAGCTGCCCGGGTTCCTCACGGAGAACGGGACGGGCCACCTGCTGGCTTCGTGGCTGCACGTGCGTGGGGAGGATTGGACGGACCGGGTGGCCCGTTGGCTGCCGCCCCACACCGATGCCTGGTTCGTCCAACGTGACATCGCCGACCCCGCGCTGTACGTGGGCACGTGGCTACGGGACGCCGGTATCGAACCCCGTTCCGCCGAGGGGCGGGCGAAGGCGAGTGCGTGGTTGGACTGGTTCGCCGAGAACGACGTGGAAGGCGTGGGATTCGGGTTCGTCACTCTGCGACGTACCGCCGCCACCTCCCCCACCGTCGTGTGTGAGGATCTGCGGCACGCTTACGACGATCCGCTCGGTGAGGAGGCGGCGGCCTGGCTGGACCGGGTGGATTGGCTGCGAGCCCACCGCGACGACCTGCTCGACGTCGTCTACCGCGTACCCGATACCGTCGCGCTGGAACGCATCGACGTTCCCACCGAGGACGGGTGGTCCACGACGGTGCGCAGGCTGCATCGCGGGGACGGTCCGGGCTGGCAGCACGAACTCGACGAACTGACCGCCGCCCTGCTCGCGGGTTGTCGCGGAGTGTTGCCGATGAACGACCTGTTGGAGTTGCTGGCCGCAGCGCACGGGGAAGACCCGGAGGCTCTGCGCGCCTCCGCTCGGCCGCTCGTCGAGGAACTGGTACGTCACGGGATGTTGGAGGCGAGCCGATGAGGGCCGTGGTCGCCCGGGTCACCGAGGCTTCGGTCACCGTGGAAGACGAGGTCGTCGGAGCCATCACCGAGCCCGGGCTGCTCGTATTGCTGGGCGTGCACACCGACGACACACCCGAACAGGCGGAGACGATGGCCCGCAAGTTGCATGAATTGCGCATTCTGCGGGACGAACAGTCATGCGCCACCACGGGGGCACCACTGCTTGTGGTCAGTCAGTTCACTCTTTACGGTGACACCCGCAAGGGCAGGCGCCCCTCCTGGACGGCGGCGGCGCGTCCCGAACAGGCCGAACCCCTCGTCGACGCCGTCGTGCAACGGTTGCGCGACCGCGGCGCCCGGGTGGCCACCGGACGCTTCGGCGCGATGATGTCGGTGCACAGCGTCAACGACGGCCCCTTCACCGTCCTGGTGGAAGTCTGACCGAGAGGTCTGGACCACTTGCCTTCCCCGAAACGGGAACGGCTTCTTTCGGTTACGCCGCACCGCGCCTACGGATGCCTCGGCGTGAGGCAGTCAACACAGCACGGTGCTCGGGAACGATTCGGCAGATCCCGACGTTGACCTAAGTGTCCAGCTGGGGAGCTGGGTACGCGAGGCGGGTTCCACAGGCTCGCCAAGCGGCGCAGAAGCAGGCGTGAGCGAGAAGCACGACACGTCAGCCCGTTGACCGGGGAGGCAATATGTCCGTCCAGACACTCGAACGCGAGGCTCGCGGAATCCGCGAACGGGACATTCCCGTGCCCAC
It encodes the following:
- the dtd gene encoding D-aminoacyl-tRNA deacylase, whose product is MRAVVARVTEASVTVEDEVVGAITEPGLLVLLGVHTDDTPEQAETMARKLHELRILRDEQSCATTGAPLLVVSQFTLYGDTRKGRRPSWTAAARPEQAEPLVDAVVQRLRDRGARVATGRFGAMMSVHSVNDGPFTVLVEV
- a CDS encoding DUF3099 domain-containing protein, which encodes MDSGGGAVKEHDEHAAPVLITEAAPSYDDQHAARKRKYLIMMTMRVPCLVLAGFFYQTWWLALGLIVLSLPLSWIAVLIANDRPPRKAERVHKYRRSAHAIESHRHRVIDSPES
- a CDS encoding N5-glutamine methyltransferase family protein, yielding MNDALPEFSTDVCSRLREAFRNAHYDTDGVVALLGPQAHAALGRGEPEPARRASLDAGSLGVLIRLFLLGETEPRDAVSAALAPLSLDDALATGIVRGADGDGLRAGFDIRPHGDEESSWWVVSDLDPEQAGRPAAPDHVLGVGHASLSLVRATSRRPVESVLDLGTGNGVQALHASKYAQRITATDTSARALRLAQATFALNELDVELLQGDWFAPVARRRFDRIVCNPPFVVGPPRVDYVYRDSGLAGDDASALLVRQLPGFLTENGTGHLLASWLHVRGEDWTDRVARWLPPHTDAWFVQRDIADPALYVGTWLRDAGIEPRSAEGRAKASAWLDWFAENDVEGVGFGFVTLRRTAATSPTVVCEDLRHAYDDPLGEEAAAWLDRVDWLRAHRDDLLDVVYRVPDTVALERIDVPTEDGWSTTVRRLHRGDGPGWQHELDELTAALLAGCRGVLPMNDLLELLAAAHGEDPEALRASARPLVEELVRHGMLEASR
- a CDS encoding carbohydrate kinase family protein, whose translation is MKVVVVGDVGLDVVAQHDEPIVYGGDSRAAVTVTGGGAGANTALWLQDRGAETTLVARVGDDAGGRLLRHELETAGVRCVFAVDPATATCCVVVLVDAKGQRTMLPDRGANKRFCPDDVPTTCLEGADHLHLSGYVLLDPSSRAGGLAALARAKRMGLTTSVDPQAAALLTDPQAFLADVQGVDLLLPNADELRALTGSSEPEAARQLLDTVGSVAVTFGLEGAAWIDGDGIVTAPAKSVPCVDSTGAGDAFNAGFLTAWLQGASPAVALDHGAELGAKAVSRIGAQP